The nucleotide sequence GCCGCCTTCGCGCGGCTCATCGCCCGATCAATGGCGTCCCCGTCGAGCGTCTGCCGTTCGGCGAAAAGTTTTCCGTCCACTGGAGAGATGATCTGCACTGTCTCGGTCATGTTCGCCTCCCCTCCTAGCTGCGCTCAAACCCGCGCTGGCGCTCCCAGTCGGTTACCCGCCGGTCATATTCAAACTGCTCCCACTCGCCGGTGTGCACATAGTGCCCGACCACATCCGCCCCGAAGGCTTCCTCCAGCATTTTCGAGCCCTTCAGACCGGCAATTGCGTCGCGCAGGGTCTTGTGCACCTCGCGCAGCTCCCCTTGGGCATAGGCATCGCCGGAAAAGCCGGGTTCGAGGTCAAGCTTGTCCTCGATGCCCTTGATCCCCGCCGCCAGAAGCGCGGCAAAGGCGAGATAGGGATTCAGATCCGCCCCGCCGATCCGGCACTCGACACGGATCCCCTTGGTGTTTTCCCCACACAGCCGAAAGCCCGCCGTCCGATTGTCCCGGCTCCAGATCGCCTTGGTGGGCGCAAAGGTGCCGACCTGAAAGCGCTTGTAGGAATTGATATAGGGCGCGAGGAAATAGGTGATGTCGCCGGCATAGGTCAGCAGCCCGGCCATGAAGTGCTTCATCAGGTCCGACATGCCCAATTCATCGCCCTCATCGACAAACTGGTTCTGCCCCTCCCGCGCCAGCGACATGTGGATATGCGCCGATGATCCGGCCAGCTCATAGGCCCATTTGGCCATGAAGGTGACGGCCTTGCCTTGGGCGTAGGCGATCTCCTTGGTGGCGTTCTTGATCACCACATGCCGGTCCGCCATGGTCAGCGCCTCGGCATAGCGGACATTGATCTCCTCCTGCCCCGGCCCCCATTCGCCCTTGGAATTTTCGACCGGAATGCCGGAGGCGTGGAGCTCGTTGCGCAGCGCCCGCATCACCCCTTCTTCCTTGGTGGTCTGGAAGATGTGGTAATCCTCGATGTAGTAGCCAGCGGCCTTGAGGTCGCGATATCCCTTCTCATGGGCAGTGCGGAAACTGTCCTCGAAGAGATAAAATTCGAGTTCGCTGGCAAAATTGGCCGAAAGCCCCATGGCCTCGAGCCGCGCCAATTGGCGCTTGAGCACATTGCGCGGGGCGTGCGGTACAGGCTCATGGTGATGGTCGAGCGCATCGGCGATCACCAGCGCCGTGCCCTCGAGCCAGGTGCATTTCATCAGCGTGGAGAGATCGGGCTTGATGACGAAATCACCATAGCC is from Devosia sp. SD17-2 and encodes:
- a CDS encoding glutamine synthetase family protein, producing the protein MVYALEELRKDVAAGRIDTVLVAFPDMQGRLIGKRFLAAFFLETAMDETHGCDYLLADDIDMEPVPGYAAANWKKGYGDFVIKPDLSTLMKCTWLEGTALVIADALDHHHEPVPHAPRNVLKRQLARLEAMGLSANFASELEFYLFEDSFRTAHEKGYRDLKAAGYYIEDYHIFQTTKEEGVMRALRNELHASGIPVENSKGEWGPGQEEINVRYAEALTMADRHVVIKNATKEIAYAQGKAVTFMAKWAYELAGSSAHIHMSLAREGQNQFVDEGDELGMSDLMKHFMAGLLTYAGDITYFLAPYINSYKRFQVGTFAPTKAIWSRDNRTAGFRLCGENTKGIRVECRIGGADLNPYLAFAALLAAGIKGIEDKLDLEPGFSGDAYAQGELREVHKTLRDAIAGLKGSKMLEEAFGADVVGHYVHTGEWEQFEYDRRVTDWERQRGFERS